In Fibrobacterota bacterium, one DNA window encodes the following:
- the amt gene encoding ammonium transporter, protein MDLQTQIGYLWLSICTGLVFFMQAGFACLEAGSVRSKNSVNVALKNVVTFIVAAAGYYVIGYALHFGKPWIAGFAGMPVPMLRNVSDEGYFTFLYQLVFCTTAATIVSGAVAERMRFLPYIIGTLVVGVFIYPVFGHWAWNDAGWLHTLGYHDFAGSSVVHMCGGFIALSGIVKIGTRKGRFGADGQVNEIHASDVPMVALGVFILYFGWIGFNGGSAPFGPKTASIVLNTFLGGIFGGITCLLVGWALKGISGAATQMNGILAGLVAITASADIVTAPSACIIGCIGGLAYLLADELLVRMRLDDAVSAVPVHGAAGLSGILSAGIFSTHAHLESVSALVGHPVTRGGLIRIQTLGALVCALWAFLVGFIIWSIIDRISRLRVTEDEELVGLNYSEHKVRSPSDEVVAYVLARAAGREVERPYDLEGGEFARIVAAAQGWADGLAKERDELERARASLGQDADRLYEIIRRCEEENRLQSKRLEAIAHKVQMVDGELRRREGTPGAITPLAAEVMTGVREKLAEMQAGGRNVSFYWEQLRGLGSALFSNTRSLERPTAEARA, encoded by the coding sequence ATGGATCTTCAGACCCAAATCGGATATCTTTGGCTGTCCATCTGCACCGGCTTGGTGTTCTTCATGCAAGCCGGGTTCGCCTGCCTGGAGGCCGGATCGGTCCGCTCCAAGAATAGCGTCAACGTGGCCTTGAAGAACGTGGTCACCTTCATCGTCGCGGCGGCCGGCTATTACGTGATCGGATACGCCTTGCATTTCGGGAAGCCCTGGATCGCCGGTTTCGCGGGCATGCCCGTGCCCATGCTCCGTAACGTTTCCGACGAAGGGTACTTCACCTTCCTTTATCAACTCGTCTTCTGCACCACCGCCGCCACCATCGTTTCCGGCGCGGTCGCCGAGCGCATGCGCTTCCTCCCCTACATCATCGGCACCTTGGTGGTCGGCGTCTTCATCTATCCCGTTTTCGGACATTGGGCCTGGAATGATGCGGGATGGCTGCATACCCTGGGCTACCACGATTTCGCCGGCTCTTCTGTGGTGCACATGTGCGGCGGCTTCATCGCCCTTTCCGGCATCGTCAAGATCGGGACCCGCAAGGGCCGCTTCGGCGCGGACGGCCAGGTGAACGAGATCCACGCTTCAGACGTGCCCATGGTGGCCTTGGGCGTATTCATCCTTTATTTCGGTTGGATCGGTTTCAACGGCGGATCGGCGCCCTTCGGCCCCAAAACTGCGTCCATCGTCCTCAACACCTTCCTGGGCGGCATCTTCGGAGGCATTACCTGCTTGCTGGTCGGCTGGGCCCTCAAGGGGATTTCCGGCGCCGCCACCCAGATGAACGGCATCCTGGCCGGGTTGGTGGCCATCACCGCTTCGGCGGATATCGTGACCGCGCCTTCGGCCTGCATCATCGGTTGCATCGGCGGCCTGGCGTATCTTCTCGCCGATGAGCTGCTGGTCCGCATGCGCCTGGACGATGCCGTAAGCGCGGTGCCCGTGCACGGAGCGGCCGGCCTTTCCGGCATCCTCAGCGCGGGGATCTTCTCGACCCATGCGCACCTGGAATCGGTATCCGCCCTGGTGGGACATCCCGTCACCCGCGGCGGCCTGATCCGGATCCAGACCCTCGGCGCCCTGGTCTGCGCCCTGTGGGCCTTCCTGGTCGGCTTCATCATCTGGTCCATCATCGATCGTATCTCCCGGCTCCGCGTCACCGAGGACGAAGAGTTGGTGGGTCTCAATTATTCCGAGCACAAGGTGCGCAGCCCCAGCGACGAAGTGGTGGCTTACGTGCTGGCCCGCGCGGCGGGACGCGAAGTCGAACGCCCTTACGATTTGGAAGGGGGCGAATTCGCGCGCATCGTGGCCGCCGCGCAGGGATGGGCCGATGGCTTGGCGAAAGAACGGGACGAATTGGAAAGGGCGCGCGCCAGCCTGGGCCAGGACGCCGATCGCCTCTATGAGATCATCCGCCGTTGCGAAGAGGAGAATCGCCTGCAATCCAAGCGGCTGGAAGCCATCGCGCACAAGGTCCAGATGGTGGACGGCGAATTGCGCCGACGCGAGGGCACGCCGGGCGCCATCACCCCGTTGGCCGCGGAAGTCATGACGGGCGTGCGCGAGAAGCTGGCCGAGATGCAGGCCGGGGGCCGAAACGTCTCCTTCTATTGGGAGCAATTGCGCGGGTTGGGATCGGCCCTGTTCTCGAATACGCGCTCCCTGGAGCGGCCCACCGCGGAGGCAAGGGCATGA
- a CDS encoding serine/threonine protein kinase produces MIFATGKVLGHCHIESLIGEGSSAWVYKASHQTLGIPVAVKVLKPAPQDSLASHLTTYRDRFRREAQLAARINHEGIVRVLDFGEEMGNLYLVMEFVNGHTLSEYLRKGGPMTEEMALRVTAWLATALHAAHTQNIVHRDVKPGNILITKDGWLKLSDLGLAKDMGVRELTNLDTVLGTPYYMAPESLKPGHEVGPPADLYSLGIILFEMLTGRPPFSGTLSQVISGHLHAEPSYVAMVGSARAPLPEGTVKLLKALLAKDPAIRPRTGREVSELCQVRLQGVQSGSAFNAGTEAPREARHLADSSTFQRLGQFMERNLGSSVSEYQGRQVMHTTGRERILIWILAAVFLGGALAAYVASR; encoded by the coding sequence ATGATCTTCGCCACCGGCAAGGTCCTGGGGCATTGCCATATCGAATCCCTCATCGGCGAAGGCTCGTCGGCCTGGGTGTATAAAGCTTCCCACCAGACCTTGGGGATCCCGGTGGCGGTGAAGGTGCTCAAGCCCGCCCCCCAGGATTCCCTGGCTTCCCACCTGACCACCTATCGCGATCGGTTCCGCCGCGAGGCGCAACTGGCCGCTCGCATCAACCACGAAGGCATCGTGCGCGTGCTCGACTTCGGCGAGGAAATGGGCAACCTTTACCTCGTCATGGAATTCGTGAACGGCCATACCCTGTCGGAATACCTGCGTAAGGGCGGGCCGATGACGGAGGAGATGGCCCTCAGGGTCACGGCCTGGTTGGCCACGGCCTTGCACGCGGCGCATACCCAAAACATCGTCCATCGGGACGTGAAGCCCGGCAATATCCTCATCACCAAGGACGGCTGGCTCAAGCTTTCGGACCTGGGGCTGGCCAAGGACATGGGGGTGCGCGAGCTGACCAACCTGGATACCGTGCTGGGGACGCCGTATTACATGGCTCCGGAGTCCCTAAAGCCCGGCCACGAGGTAGGCCCCCCTGCCGATCTCTATTCCCTCGGGATCATCCTGTTCGAAATGCTTACCGGCCGGCCGCCCTTTTCCGGCACCCTCAGCCAGGTCATCTCCGGCCATCTGCATGCCGAGCCATCCTATGTGGCCATGGTGGGCAGCGCCCGGGCCCCTCTCCCCGAAGGAACGGTCAAGCTGCTGAAGGCCCTTCTGGCCAAGGATCCCGCCATAAGGCCGCGTACCGGGCGGGAGGTGTCCGAACTCTGCCAAGTGCGTTTGCAGGGGGTGCAATCCGGCTCGGCTTTCAACGCGGGCACCGAAGCGCCCCGGGAAGCGCGGCATCTGGCCGACTCCAGCACCTTCCAGCGCCTGGGGCAATTCATGGAACGCAACCTGGGCTCCAGCGTCAGCGAATACCAAGGGCGCCAGGTCATGCACACCACCGGGCGCGAGCGGATCTTGATCTGGATCCTGGCGGCCGTATTCCTGGGAGGGGCCCTTGCGGCCTACGTGGCCTCGCGGTGA
- the dusA gene encoding tRNA dihydrouridine(20/20a) synthase DusA, with protein sequence MQPSPHRLCIAPMMEWTDRHCRFFLRLITRHARLYTEMVTSAAIMHGKAERLLVFDPAEHPVALQLGGSDPKDLAACARIGERFGYDEINLNVGCPSDKVQEGRFGACLMAEPALVAQGVRAMRDAVAVPVTVKTRIGIDEKDSYAELVHFIGTVAEAGCSTFIMHARKAWLQGLSPKENREVPPLRYDVVRQLQSDFPALEFVLNGGIVTAEQVDGHLAEFPGVMLGRAAYENPYLLAQADGRWFGETGAIPSRVDIVEAFRPYVASELSRGQRLHSVTRHILGLFQGVRGGRAWRRYLSENACKPGAGLEVLDGALQAVQGLAAAA encoded by the coding sequence ATGCAGCCTTCCCCTCACCGCCTGTGCATCGCCCCCATGATGGAGTGGACGGATCGGCATTGCCGGTTCTTCCTGCGCCTCATCACGCGGCATGCGCGGCTCTATACCGAGATGGTCACCAGCGCGGCCATCATGCACGGGAAGGCGGAACGCCTTTTGGTTTTCGATCCGGCCGAGCATCCCGTGGCCCTGCAATTGGGCGGCAGCGACCCGAAGGATCTGGCGGCCTGCGCGCGCATCGGGGAACGCTTCGGCTACGATGAGATCAATTTGAACGTGGGCTGCCCGAGCGACAAGGTCCAAGAGGGCCGCTTCGGGGCATGCCTGATGGCCGAGCCCGCCCTGGTCGCGCAAGGCGTGCGGGCCATGCGCGACGCGGTCGCGGTGCCGGTCACGGTCAAGACGCGCATCGGCATAGACGAGAAGGATTCCTATGCCGAGTTGGTCCATTTCATCGGTACGGTAGCCGAGGCCGGATGCTCGACCTTCATCATGCATGCGCGCAAGGCCTGGCTGCAAGGCTTGAGCCCGAAGGAAAATCGCGAAGTCCCGCCCTTGCGCTACGATGTGGTACGCCAGCTCCAGTCCGACTTCCCCGCCTTGGAATTCGTCCTCAACGGCGGCATCGTGACGGCGGAGCAGGTGGACGGGCATCTGGCCGAATTCCCCGGCGTCATGTTGGGACGGGCCGCGTACGAAAATCCCTACCTGCTGGCGCAAGCGGATGGCCGCTGGTTCGGCGAGACCGGGGCGATTCCTTCGCGGGTGGATATCGTGGAGGCGTTCCGGCCCTACGTCGCCTCCGAGCTCTCCCGGGGGCAAAGGCTGCACTCCGTGACCCGGCATATCCTGGGGCTATTCCAAGGGGTGCGCGGCGGACGGGCTTGGCGGAGGTATCTCAGCGAAAACGCCTGCAAGCCGGGAGCGGGCTTGGAAGTCCTCGACGGGGCGTTGCAGGCCGTACAGGGCCTGGCCGCCGCCGCGTGA
- a CDS encoding MFS transporter, whose amino-acid sequence MIVMPMGPRLMGIFAITPAQFGFIVSTYTFSAALFGLIAAWFLDRFDRKRALLWLYGGFAIGTLLCAVAPNYYAMVAARFLAGGFGGISGATILAVIGDAIPPNRRGAAMGTLFSAFSLASIAGVPLGLFLANRLGWHAPFFMLAGLSAVILILAAKVLPPVRDHLSREKDSPWTEMKAILRGGNHWLAFGLTITMTMAGFMVIPYISPSLVDNVGLTNEQLPLIYLFGGLATFFSSRWLGRVSDRIGLLRVFLVVSLLCMAPILVLTRLPRVPVWAALIVTTCFMVFSSGRFIPGMAMITNSVAGRYRGGFMSLNSAIQQFASGLASLLGGAIIVEGAEHRLEHYGTVGLIGAGCVLASLALAWRLRSAV is encoded by the coding sequence ATGATCGTGATGCCCATGGGGCCCCGGTTGATGGGCATCTTCGCCATTACGCCGGCGCAGTTCGGGTTCATCGTATCCACCTACACCTTCAGCGCGGCCTTGTTCGGCCTCATCGCCGCCTGGTTCCTCGATCGCTTCGATCGCAAGCGGGCATTGCTCTGGCTCTACGGCGGCTTCGCCATCGGCACCTTGTTGTGCGCGGTGGCACCGAACTATTACGCCATGGTGGCCGCGCGCTTCCTGGCCGGGGGTTTCGGCGGGATATCCGGCGCCACCATCCTGGCGGTGATCGGCGATGCGATTCCGCCCAATCGGCGCGGGGCTGCGATGGGCACGCTCTTCTCGGCCTTTTCCCTGGCTTCCATCGCCGGCGTTCCGCTGGGCCTGTTCCTGGCCAACCGCCTGGGTTGGCATGCGCCCTTCTTCATGCTGGCCGGATTGAGCGCGGTCATCCTGATATTGGCGGCGAAGGTACTGCCGCCGGTGCGCGATCATCTCTCGCGGGAAAAGGACAGCCCTTGGACGGAGATGAAGGCCATCTTGCGGGGCGGCAATCATTGGCTGGCCTTCGGCCTCACCATCACCATGACCATGGCGGGATTCATGGTCATCCCGTACATCAGCCCATCCCTGGTGGACAACGTCGGCCTTACCAACGAGCAATTGCCGCTCATCTACCTGTTCGGCGGATTGGCGACCTTCTTCTCCTCGCGGTGGCTGGGCCGCGTCTCCGATCGGATTGGGCTGCTGCGCGTATTCCTCGTCGTGAGCCTGCTTTGCATGGCGCCTATCCTGGTCCTGACTCGCTTGCCCCGGGTTCCGGTCTGGGCCGCCCTTATCGTCACCACGTGTTTTATGGTCTTCTCTTCGGGCCGTTTCATCCCTGGGATGGCCATGATCACCAACAGCGTGGCGGGGCGTTACCGTGGCGGCTTCATGAGCCTCAATTCGGCGATCCAGCAATTCGCTTCGGGACTGGCCTCCTTGCTGGGGGGCGCCATTATCGTGGAAGGCGCCGAACATCGTTTAGAGCATTATGGGACGGTTGGATTGATTGGGGCGGGATGCGTGCTGGCGAGCCTCGCCTTGGCCTGGCGGCTGCGCTCCGCCGTTTAA
- a CDS encoding PorT family protein, which translates to MLSNRIPYSLLLSAACLAAPVAVHALSFGAGPIAGVEFANASVDNHSKTDGLTGLAIGLRTEFGVTKPFSLLVEPTYVQKGASFGAFGNITSAEGDLDYLEIPVLVKAKFGALKAHAYAIAGPSFGINLKTKGSLGDFTSDFKDQAANLAISGDIGVGAGFQLQHYVYLTGDVRYSHGFTNALDKSVGDISSWYSRDIRLVAGILIHLTE; encoded by the coding sequence ATGCTTTCCAACCGGATACCGTACTCTCTGCTGTTGTCCGCCGCCTGCTTGGCCGCGCCCGTTGCCGTGCACGCCCTGTCTTTCGGGGCGGGCCCCATCGCCGGCGTCGAATTCGCGAATGCCAGCGTCGATAACCACAGCAAGACCGACGGGCTTACGGGCCTGGCCATCGGCCTGCGCACCGAATTCGGCGTGACCAAGCCCTTCAGCCTTCTGGTCGAGCCTACCTACGTCCAGAAAGGGGCCAGCTTCGGCGCCTTCGGCAACATCACCAGCGCCGAGGGGGACTTGGACTATCTGGAAATCCCCGTGCTGGTGAAAGCCAAATTCGGCGCCTTAAAGGCCCATGCCTACGCCATCGCCGGCCCCAGCTTCGGGATCAACCTGAAGACGAAAGGCAGCCTGGGCGACTTCACCAGCGATTTCAAGGACCAGGCGGCCAACCTCGCCATTTCCGGGGATATCGGCGTGGGAGCCGGCTTTCAGCTGCAACACTACGTTTACCTCACCGGCGATGTCCGCTATTCCCACGGCTTCACCAACGCCCTGGATAAATCGGTGGGCGACATCAGCTCCTGGTATTCCCGGGACATCCGCCTGGTCGCGGGCATCCTCATCCATCTAACCGAGTAG
- a CDS encoding YceI family protein, giving the protein MGLAAAAAETYNVDTAHTDITFKVRHMGISNVTGKFEKFGGSFTIDPKNVKATTGTLTIDVNSISTGNPKRDAHLKSDEFFDAAHFPEMKFVSKEVRDINEKDSTCTLIGDLTIRGTTKDVALKIKGGGIINDGWGNERAAFAANGKINRFDYGLKWSKTVEAGGLVVGPEVELNLAFEGVRKLAPDAQKAGKMEAKPAKAPAK; this is encoded by the coding sequence CCGAGACCTATAACGTGGATACGGCCCACACGGATATCACCTTCAAGGTGCGCCACATGGGAATCAGCAACGTCACGGGCAAGTTCGAGAAGTTCGGCGGCTCGTTTACCATCGATCCCAAGAACGTGAAGGCGACCACCGGAACCCTGACCATCGACGTGAACAGCATCAGCACCGGCAACCCCAAGCGCGACGCGCATCTCAAGAGCGACGAGTTCTTCGACGCAGCGCATTTTCCGGAAATGAAATTCGTATCCAAGGAAGTGCGCGACATCAACGAGAAGGACTCCACCTGCACGCTCATCGGGGACCTGACCATCCGCGGGACAACGAAGGACGTTGCGCTCAAGATCAAGGGCGGCGGGATCATCAATGATGGCTGGGGCAATGAACGCGCGGCATTCGCCGCCAACGGCAAGATCAACCGCTTCGACTACGGCCTGAAGTGGAGTAAGACCGTGGAGGCGGGCGGCCTGGTGGTCGGCCCCGAGGTGGAATTGAACCTGGCCTTCGAAGGCGTCCGCAAGCTCGCCCCCGACGCGCAGAAGGCGGGCAAGATGGAAGCGAAGCCCGCGAAAGCCCCGGCCAAGTGA